One Longimicrobium sp. genomic window, AGGACCGCAGCGGCGATTCTCACGGGAAATGGGGCGCGGAGCCCGTGGCCGCAGGGGTGCGGTGCTAGGGCCGATCTACTCGCTCCGCTGCTCGGCGCGCCAATTTCTGCTTCTCTCTTGCGCCCGCTCCCCGGGCGGGCCAAGGTTCCGCCTTCCGCGCCGTACGGCTCCTCTCTTCCCGGACCCTCGCCCATGCACGACGAAACCACCACCCGCTCGGATTCGAGCCTCGTTCGCGCGCTCGGGGTGTGGGGCCTGGCGGCCAGCATCGTGAACGTCACCATCGGTGGCGGCATCTTTCGCCTGCCCGCCAGCGCGGCGTCGCAGCTGGGCGGTGCCGCGCCCCTGGCCTACGTGGTGTGCGCCGTGGCGATGGGGCTGATCGTGCTGTGCTTTGCCCAGGCGGGGAGCAGGGTGGCGCTCACGGGCGGGCCGTACGCCTACGTGGAGGTGGCGTTCGGACCGCTGCCGGGCTTTCTGGCGGGGGTGCTGCTCTGGGTGGTCGGCACCTTCGCGCTGGCGGCCGTCTCCACCATCTTCGCCGATTCGCTGGGCGCCCTGATCCCCGCGTTAAGCGGCGGCGCGGCGCGGGTCATGGTGCTGCTGGTGATCTTCGCCGCACTGGCCGCGGTGAACGTGCGCGGGGTCAAACAGGGCACCACGCTCAACTCCGTCGCGACGGTCGCGAAGCTGCTGCCCCTGGTGCTGCTGCTCGTCGTGGGCGCGTTCGCCATCCGCGCGCCCAACCTGGCGTGGGAGGGGGCGCCCGCGGCCGGCGACCTGGCCCGCAGCTCCATCGTGCTGATCTTCGCCTTCGCCGGCATCGAGAGCGCGCTGGTACCCAGCGGCGAGGTGAAGAACGTGGCGCGCACCATTCCGCGCGCCATCGGGCTGGCGATGGTCACCATCACCACCATGTACATCGGCCTTCACCTGGTGGCGCAGGGGGTGCTGGGCGCCGCGCTTGCGAAGTCGGGCACGCCGCTGGCGGACGCGGCGGCGGTGGCGCTGGGGCCCTGGGGGCGCACGCTGATCCTGGTGGGCGCCGTGGTGTCGATGTTCGGCTACGTGAGCGGGATGACGCTGGCCGTGCCGCGCGCCCTGTTCGCGCTGGGCCGCGACGGGTTCCTTCCCCGGTCGCTGGCGGCGGTGCACCCGCGCTTCCACACGCCGCACGTGGCCATCGTGGTGCAGAGCGTGATCGTGCTGGCGCTGGCCATCTCGGGCACCTTCGAGCAGCTGGCCATCCTCGCGAACCTCTCAACGCTGCTGCTGTACGCGGCCTGTGCACTGGCGGCATGGGAGCTCCGGCGCCGCAACGTGCAGGCGGGCGGCATTCCCTTCCGAGTGCCCGCCGCGGGGCTGGTGCCGTTCCTGGCGCTGGCTGTGATCGCGTGGCTGCTGACGTCCATCAAGCGTGACGAGTGGATGGTCGTGGGCGGCGTGATCGTCGTCGCGGTGGTGATCTTCTACGCGACGGCCGGCGCGCGCAGGGCACGAACGGCGGGGTGAACGCACCGGCCGAAGCCGCACGTTGTCATCCCAGTGGAAGCGGACACGCCGAGTTGGCCGACCCGCACGTTGTCATCCCGATGGAGCGGCCAAGCGGCACCGGCCGGTGTCCCGTACCATGCAGCGACTGAGGGATCCGCCACACACTTCGCGAGGCACCACGCACCTGCGGACCTACCGGCACCCTGGCTCGTTCCCGGCCAGACGGGATTCACCCGCCCTTGAGTCGGCGGCACGCCGTCACTGCCGCGAGGCCTCGGCAGGGTCGGGCGAATGAATTCGCTGCACCAAACACACGAAGTCCGCCTGCGCGGACTGGCTGGCTTGGGTGTGGCGGAGGCCCGTGTGGCGCGTCCCGGACTCTCGCCCGTGGTTCGGCGTGCGGGCTGGGCCGGTGCACGACGGCGGGTGTGTGGCGGATCCCGCCATCGCTGCGAGCTGCGGTGTGCGGGAGGGTTCGCCGGGGCCGCCCCATCGGGATGACATCGTGGCGCGACGGCGGTGAACCTCGGTGGTTCCCACAGCAGAACAGGGCGCCCCGGCATCTCTGCCGGGGCGCCCTGCTGTTCATCCGTCCTCCGCCTATGGAGGGCCCGTGCCCGGGGGCGGGGGGGGCGGCTGGCCCGTGGGGGTGGAGAGCTCGCCCGGGCGCGGCACGTCCGGCGGCGGAGTGTCCACCTCGGCCGAGTCGGCGGCCGTGTCCGGCGGACGGCCGTACTCCCACCGGCGGCGCCCCTCCAGCGTGATCTGCCGGCTGCGGCGGTCCAGGTTCAGCAGCAGCGGGTCGCGCCGCACCGGCTCCCACGCGCCGCGGATCGTCCAGCTGCGGGTGGCCTGGTACTCCCCCGAAATCCCCAGCTTGGGCGCGTTCAGCAGGTCTACCAGCTCGAACACCGCAAAGAAGTCCTCGAAGAGCTCCTTGCCCGCCTCCACCGACGCGTAGGCGAAGATGTCGGTGCCGATGTTGCCGAACCCGGCCCCGAAGCCCACGCCCGTAGGCCGCGAGCGCAGGCGGAAGTAGTCGAACACGCCCAGTTCCGTGAACACCTCCTCGATCTGCGAGGTCAGCACGCCGCCCAGCACCTGCT contains:
- a CDS encoding APC family permease; protein product: MHDETTTRSDSSLVRALGVWGLAASIVNVTIGGGIFRLPASAASQLGGAAPLAYVVCAVAMGLIVLCFAQAGSRVALTGGPYAYVEVAFGPLPGFLAGVLLWVVGTFALAAVSTIFADSLGALIPALSGGAARVMVLLVIFAALAAVNVRGVKQGTTLNSVATVAKLLPLVLLLVVGAFAIRAPNLAWEGAPAAGDLARSSIVLIFAFAGIESALVPSGEVKNVARTIPRAIGLAMVTITTMYIGLHLVAQGVLGAALAKSGTPLADAAAVALGPWGRTLILVGAVVSMFGYVSGMTLAVPRALFALGRDGFLPRSLAAVHPRFHTPHVAIVVQSVIVLALAISGTFEQLAILANLSTLLLYAACALAAWELRRRNVQAGGIPFRVPAAGLVPFLALAVIAWLLTSIKRDEWMVVGGVIVVAVVIFYATAGARRARTAG